A genomic region of Nitrospirota bacterium contains the following coding sequences:
- a CDS encoding DUF2382 domain-containing protein has translation MDKKRHQKTAAPVSGEKKIVPVLEEEVEVRKRAIETGVTRVTKKVHEKEKVIDELLLQEEVEVERVPVNRFVEQPLPVRQEDGVTIVPLLEEVAVVEKRLLLKEELHIRKKPGTVRKPQTVVLRSEEAVVEHSDLRGQGEDEAQYSKERRRP, from the coding sequence GTGGATAAAAAAAGACATCAGAAGACAGCCGCTCCTGTTTCCGGAGAGAAGAAGATCGTCCCGGTGCTGGAGGAAGAGGTGGAGGTGCGGAAACGCGCCATAGAGACCGGGGTCACCCGGGTCACCAAGAAAGTGCATGAAAAGGAAAAAGTGATCGATGAGCTGCTCCTGCAGGAAGAGGTCGAGGTGGAGCGGGTGCCGGTTAACCGGTTTGTAGAGCAGCCGCTTCCGGTGCGGCAGGAGGACGGCGTCACCATCGTGCCTCTCCTGGAGGAGGTGGCGGTCGTCGAGAAACGGCTGCTGCTGAAGGAAGAGCTGCATATCCGGAAAAAGCCGGGGACGGTGCGCAAGCCGCAGACCGTCGTGCTTCGCAGCGAGGAGGCTGTCGTCGAGCACAGCGATCTCCGCGGACAGGGAGAGGATGAGGCGCAGTACAGCAAAGAAAGGAGGAGACCATGA
- a CDS encoding DUF2382 domain-containing protein: MKTIVGLFNTSREAEDAINDLIRSGFKREDISMMASSEEEGKGGKKGGDGGGTAKGAAKGAGTGAAVGGVAGLLVGLTGLTIPGLGPIIAAGPLAATLSGIGAGAVAGGVVGGLTKMGVPKEHAEHYAEGVRRGGTLVTVHTSDDEAERAADIMNRHGAVDIDRRTEQWKAGGWARFDEKAAPFTAEERARERAVLPVVEEEVKVGKREVSKGGVRVYSRVVEAPVEEKVTLREEHATVERRPTDRPATAAEKEAFKETSFEIRETAEEPVVSKEARVKEEVVVGKEATERTETIRETARRTEVDVEEEDFQSHFRSSAAGKGESYESYRSAYRYADTLSQDPRYRGKEWSEIEGDVRRDWESRNPGTWSKYKDAIRYGWDRMHRPVGAGRR; the protein is encoded by the coding sequence ATGAAAACAATTGTCGGGTTGTTCAACACGTCTCGAGAGGCTGAGGACGCGATAAATGATCTCATCAGATCAGGGTTCAAGCGCGAAGATATCAGTATGATGGCGAGCAGCGAGGAAGAAGGTAAAGGAGGAAAGAAAGGCGGCGACGGGGGCGGGACAGCGAAAGGAGCGGCGAAGGGAGCAGGAACAGGCGCCGCTGTCGGAGGTGTCGCCGGCCTTCTGGTGGGCCTTACCGGGCTCACCATCCCGGGCCTCGGGCCGATTATTGCCGCAGGTCCGCTGGCAGCAACCCTTTCGGGCATCGGCGCCGGAGCGGTTGCGGGAGGGGTCGTTGGCGGCCTCACCAAGATGGGCGTCCCGAAGGAGCATGCAGAGCATTACGCCGAAGGAGTGCGCCGCGGCGGCACGCTGGTTACCGTGCACACGAGTGACGACGAGGCGGAACGCGCCGCCGATATCATGAACCGGCATGGCGCAGTTGATATCGACCGCCGCACCGAACAGTGGAAAGCGGGCGGATGGGCCCGCTTCGACGAGAAGGCCGCTCCCTTCACTGCCGAGGAGCGGGCCCGGGAGCGGGCTGTCCTGCCTGTTGTGGAGGAAGAGGTCAAGGTGGGCAAGAGAGAGGTCTCGAAAGGCGGCGTGCGCGTCTACAGCCGCGTAGTCGAGGCGCCGGTGGAGGAGAAGGTGACGCTTCGCGAAGAGCATGCCACGGTCGAGCGTCGGCCTACTGACCGTCCTGCCACGGCTGCTGAAAAGGAGGCGTTCAAGGAGACCTCCTTCGAGATACGGGAGACCGCGGAAGAGCCGGTCGTCTCCAAGGAGGCGCGCGTGAAAGAGGAGGTGGTGGTCGGAAAAGAGGCGACGGAACGCACCGAGACGATACGCGAGACCGCCCGCCGCACCGAGGTGGATGTGGAGGAGGAGGACTTCCAGAGCCATTTCCGCTCCTCCGCAGCAGGGAAGGGCGAGAGCTACGAGAGCTACCGGTCCGCTTACCGTTATGCGGACACGCTCTCGCAGGACCCGCGCTACCGAGGAAAAGAGTGGTCGGAGATAGAAGGCGACGTGCGCAGGGACTGGGAGAGCCGCAATCCCGGGACCTGGTCCAAATACAAGGACGCCATCCGCTACGGATGGGACAGGATGCACCGCCCCGTCGGCGCCGGCAGACGGTAG